Below is a genomic region from Candidatus Bathyarchaeota archaeon.
TCGCTTCTATTTGAGTCGAGATGACTTGTTGTGAAAAAGGTTAATTTAGGAATTGTAGGGCTAGGTTTTCAAGGAAAAATTCATCTTCGCAATTGCCTTCGTATAGGAAATGCTAAAGTTTTAGGTGTTGCAGACATTTCTGATAAAGCCTTAAATTACGCTAGGAAATTTGGTGTAAAGAATGTTTACAGAAATTACGAGGATTTACTAAAAGATAAGGATTTGGACGCTGTTATTTTAAGTTTACCGAATTTTCTTCATATGGAAAGTGTGGTTAGGGCTGCTGAGGAGGGAAAGGACATCTTTCTTGAAAAGCCCCTTGCAAGGAATTTGGAAGAAGGGGAGAAAATTGTGTCTGCTGTTGAGAAAGCGGGCGTCAGGTTGATGATGGGTTTTGATTTGAGGTTTCACCCCGTTTTGAGGGAATTGCGTAATAAAATAGATGAGGGATACTTTGGTGAGGTTCAGGTTGCAGAAGCCACTAATGTCAGCGGTGGCCCCTTCTCTCTGCGAAGCGATAGATTGGGACCGGTTCCAGTGTCTTCTTGGTGGTTTGAAGAGGAGTTGGTAGGTGGCGGCGCCTTGTTGGATCTTGGCTCCCACATGATTGACTTATTAACATGGTATTTCGGTGAGGTTGATCATGTTGAATGTTTTTTGAAGTACATGTTTAACTTGGATGTTGAAGACGCTGCCACATGTCTTTTAAAGTTTAGGAAGGGCCCCTTAGCAACCGTTAAGGTGGGATGGTTTTCTAAGGACTTTATACAGTCAATTCAATTGTGCGGAACTGCGAGGAATTTATATGTGCCCATATCCGGCTCTAAAGCTTTAGGTAAGATTTGGAAGGACTTAAAAAGGAAGGTTGGTTTGTACAATTCTGATCCCTACTATTTAGAGATTAAATACTTTGTAAACTGCCTACAGAGAGATGAAAACCCTGTCCCTTCTGAAAAGGAAGGCTTAAAATCCTTACGGCTGATTTTAAGTGCCTATGAAAGCTATCGTAAAAACTCGTGAAAACATGATGCGAGATTGGGTATTTTGAGTAAAGTAAGCTTTGTTAAAGCCTCTAATGGCGATCGTGAAGCCGTAAAGGAGGCTATGTTGAAATCTTTGAGATTGATAAATTTTGAGTTTAATAGAAATGTCGAGAAAATAGTCATTAAACCTAACATGTGCTATTACTTTCATCCCTCGACGGGCGAAGTGACAGATC
It encodes:
- a CDS encoding Gfo/Idh/MocA family oxidoreductase, with the translated sequence MKKVNLGIVGLGFQGKIHLRNCLRIGNAKVLGVADISDKALNYARKFGVKNVYRNYEDLLKDKDLDAVILSLPNFLHMESVVRAAEEGKDIFLEKPLARNLEEGEKIVSAVEKAGVRLMMGFDLRFHPVLRELRNKIDEGYFGEVQVAEATNVSGGPFSLRSDRLGPVPVSSWWFEEELVGGGALLDLGSHMIDLLTWYFGEVDHVECFLKYMFNLDVEDAATCLLKFRKGPLATVKVGWFSKDFIQSIQLCGTARNLYVPISGSKALGKIWKDLKRKVGLYNSDPYYLEIKYFVNCLQRDENPVPSEKEGLKSLRLILSAYESYRKNS